The Phragmites australis chromosome 1, lpPhrAust1.1, whole genome shotgun sequence genomic interval GTATATGTACATTTCCATTTAATCATTTGCTTTGTCATGAACTGCTATGAGATCTCTGATTTCTATTGTCAGGAGGCGAAAGATCTCTGGGAGAAAATACAAGCACGGCAAGGGGTGGTTAAGTGGAGGCCAGAATTGGAAGAAGAGTACGAAGATCAGGAAGGCAACATCTACAACAAGAAGACCTACACTGACCTGCAGCGCCAAGGCCTGATCTAGAATTTTAGATGGGATAGTAACGCTTTAAGGAGCTGCTAGCTGCTGCTCGAACGGTCAGGATTTTGTACCACTGAACTTTGTCGACAAGGATAGTTGTAACTCTGGATGTATTGTCTACTCTGGATTACGTGGCAAGATATTACTTCGGAGATAGTGCTTTTCTTTGGAGACCTACCCTGTTTAGCATTTTGTTCTCAGGGTACCAAATACTGTTTCATGGATATATCACCACGGTTTAGCCCCCAGTCATTCTAACGTGGAAGCAATATTGTTCTTGACATGTCCAATCATTTTTGTACAACAGTACAACCGAACGCAAGACCTTGCGAGAAGGTTGCACCGAGACTAGGTTTCAAATCTCGCGCGTATTACATGTGGGGCTGTGTGGATGAAAGGGGCCCTTGGTTGCTGCATCAGGTTGTGCTTATGCGCCGGCCGGTCTCCTGCCTGAGACGGTCGCCAACTTTGGTCCTGCAACGCATGTGAGCGCAAACCGATGAGATGGCTGCACATGTACGGGAAGCCCTGCAGCGAAAATGTGCTTAGGCTGAAGATACATTTGCTAGTTCACCCCATTTCCAAGCGAGGATAAACAGAACGGCATATCTCTAGAATGCTATGCTACAGATCTGCAGCAGCTGGGATAACCAGAATGCTTCGGCCTTCCAGCAACCATGTTACAGTAGTTAGGCGTTACTGTCCCAACTCCCAACCGTTGCTCTTACCAGTGATGAATTCTTCTATGTTACAGTCCCATTACACCTCAGGAAATAAGTTCGAAACTTTTCAGCAAATGGTCAGCAGGCCAAAAATGTCGTTTACACTGTTCTATAGACCACCCAAAAATTTCAGAGACCAAACAGGCTACTCCTGCTTCACCTTTGATTCCGCTTGGCGGCATGGGTGCAGCAACACATGGATACATAGAAGCCAGCAGGGAAGATGGACAAGAAATAGGTACAGATATGTGGCGCTACTCCattcccacaagaactccatcCACACCCAGAAATCTCCAACATCTACTGTCCACGACCCCTTGGACAGCCCTTTTATAATCAGCAATGCAACTGGAGGAAAACCCAACACAGCAAGAGTTATGTTTGAAGCCAACAGTACTGCCTGAGGAAGGAAATTCATTCCAGAGTGTGCCTTCAGCGGCCGAGAAAACAAACACATTGGGATCAATATCAGAGCCCCAAGTTGAGCAGTGGCGAAATTTATGATGGACATGAGCCCCAGACCGATGGTGATGGAAGTGATCATTGTGGCTTTCAGTAATTTCCATTCATCACCAGCTGAGTATGGTGAGCCGAAGATAAAATACAAGGTGATCAATAGAACTATGGAGAGCACGGCCCAAATCAGTGCACTTTGTATTGGTGTGGCTTCGGGAACTTGAGTAATGTAATATGGAAGTAGTGAAACAAGAACTGCCCAAAGTTGGATAACAAGCAATACTTTTGCAGCTTGAAGCCATTTCCATGATCCACCCTTGCTTTGCAGAATATCAGCACTACCATTTGCCTTACTGTCATCTATCGACTTATCTGCTGATTTTTCCATGCTTTTACTGCCAGCAGCAAGAGCGGCAGCAACTATTGGGAGGGGTGCCACAAGCAGTGCAAACGGAATCATATACACACCAACCGAAATGAACTTGCTTGGAGCTGTAAGGAAGTACAGGAAAAATGACTGATGGAACTTCTCAAGCAGGTTATTCACAGAACGCACAACTCCTTCAATTAGCCTGAATCGATAGAATTGTCATACATGTTAAAAAACTTCTGGTGAGACCAACATAAACTACACACTATAAAATGCAGAGCAGGCAACTTTTGTAGAAAAATGAAAGTGAAGCTTGTTAACACGCTAAGATTATTGGTCCGTGGCAACCTAAGACATAAGATCCTGCTCCTTTGCTCAGTTCAGTCCAAACTTGCATAAACATCTCCATCCATGGACATATGTTCCATTGGGTTGATTTAGTTATGCAAAAAATGTAGGCAAGACCAATTCATTCTAGTGTTCCTAGTTTTACCAGTTCATGTTAGTATTCTCATTCTTCACTTCTATGTACGTCATTGATAAGATTGCAATATGCTAAAATTATTAGTAAATCTTGCAGCTATGAAATGGTCCACAGGCTCAAATCAAGTAAATCTTTGCCTGTCATTTGATTCTTACATGTATTCATCTCTCATGAAATGATTTTCTACAATAACTTGCAATACCATGGCGGAAACAGAACTATTTCCAATCTGTTATTTGTTCCTTGAGATTCTACAACTTCAGAAGTTGTTATATATACCTTAAAAAcaaacttttgcagaataagACTCATTGCTGTAAAGTTTTGACATAAAGTTACAAACAGTTGCATGCCTCAATGCACGACAAAGGTAAATAGCTTTAGTTATCAGCGAAAAACAATACAGTAACAAGAATGGCATAGCCTAGAGTGGCTACAACCTTCACAGTGTGTTTGTTATGTTGTATCTGACTACCAAACACATTCAATGACCTTATGCATAGTCCTCTCATTAACTATCCATCACAAATCAACAATCACAAGACACCTATCAATTGTAACAacaaaaattaaacataatacgaACAGACCTTCCACCCCTTAGAAGAAATGAAGATTTAGCATTCTCATTTCTGACATGAAATGTTGGTGAAAATTCTAAGGAAACTGCATCAACTTGATAATCGCGAAAAGCGCCATGGGATCCTGTGGGCACTCCAAGAGCCTGCATGAGACAAACCCCAATAAGAAGGGATTGTAGAATTACAAAGGTAGTGTAATGAAAATGATAAATTCAGTTACCTGGTTGTACATAGAGTTAGCAAGGTTTGCAGTCCCCTCTACATAATCAGGGACCGCAACATCAAGCTTCCAGTCAggatttatttttcttaacaCGCTCCCAAGAGTTTGAAAAAAATCAGCAATAACCCTAAGCCATG includes:
- the LOC133918146 gene encoding GPI transamidase component gaa1-like codes for the protein MKSSDKQETLPKPRLIVRLGIFLASHHIFFSVICCFAGIIALLLLPSLAKNTYLSENALIPGSANPLFSTEDVIEANRFMKGIEAVARDSRGGMEAAKFIAQQIEHLGAEVCYHKFLPHSKHFHPLKFFTSMTNNLAIQPNGTDTNFGINTIGIIRAPRGDGKEAIVLVTPYNSQRVQSNELLSLALGFSVFSLLSRAAWLSKDIVWLSADSQFGEYAAVSIWLNQYHNPVFSSHSVILDTKMHGAYHVYDGNTEKTEFKVFKRAGTMAAALIFKVGETRKYGDRDSVRMYAEASNGQMPNLDLLNVVHYLAVHRQGFLVNIAAFSSLLSSAWLRVIADFFQTLGSVLRKINPDWKLDVAVPDYVEGTANLANSMYNQALGVPTGSHGAFRDYQVDAVSLEFSPTFHVRNENAKSSFLLRGGRLIEGVVRSVNNLLEKFHQSFFLYFLTAPSKFISVGVYMIPFALLVAPLPIVAAALAAGSKSMEKSADKSIDDSKANGSADILQSKGGSWKWLQAAKVLLVIQLWAVLVSLLPYYITQVPEATPIQSALIWAVLSIVLLITLYFIFGSPYSAGDEWKLLKATMITSITIGLGLMSIINFATAQLGALILIPMCLFSRPLKAHSGMNFLPQAVLLASNITLAVLGFPPVALLIIKGLSKGSWTVDVGDFWVWMEFLWEWSSATYLYLFLVHLPCWLLCIHVLLHPCRQAESKVKQE